A part of Bacteroidia bacterium genomic DNA contains:
- a CDS encoding DUF2306 domain-containing protein, protein MKKAVVLASRILLFLLAFGIAAYALSFFSFKVEDNFLSTKPSILLGSFLYRLAFYAHVGGGAVALVTGPFQFLPGWRNRRLSLHRTMGKIYLVAILMSSISGFSLAFFANEGVVTGIGFALLAVSWFTTSLMAYIRIRQKNITLHKEWMLRSFSLTFAAVTLRLWLPLLLAGFRWPFADAYIFVAYMCWIPNLVVMELIIRWPKWRRRVNSPPQSVFSSRDLPAN, encoded by the coding sequence ATGAAAAAAGCAGTTGTTCTCGCAAGTCGTATCCTGCTGTTTTTGCTGGCATTTGGAATTGCGGCATACGCACTTTCTTTTTTCAGTTTTAAAGTGGAAGACAACTTCCTGAGTACCAAACCATCGATTTTACTGGGAAGTTTTTTGTATCGGCTAGCATTTTATGCGCATGTGGGTGGCGGTGCGGTTGCGCTGGTTACCGGCCCCTTTCAGTTTTTGCCAGGATGGCGAAATCGCCGGCTTTCCCTGCATCGAACCATGGGTAAAATATATCTGGTTGCTATTCTGATGAGCAGTATCTCCGGGTTTTCGCTGGCATTTTTCGCAAATGAAGGCGTCGTTACCGGGATAGGATTTGCTTTGCTGGCAGTTAGTTGGTTTACCACCAGCCTGATGGCATATATCCGTATCCGTCAAAAAAACATTACCCTGCACAAGGAATGGATGCTTCGGAGTTTCTCCCTGACATTTGCTGCGGTTACACTTCGTCTGTGGCTTCCATTGCTGCTGGCGGGGTTCCGATGGCCCTTTGCTGATGCCTATATTTTTGTGGCCTATATGTGTTGGATCCCCAACCTTGTAGTCATGGAGCTGATTATCCGCTGGCCGAAATGGCGGCGTAGGGTTAATTCCCCGCCACAATCAGTTTTTTCCAGCCGAGACCTTCCGGCGAACTGA
- a CDS encoding GNAT family N-acetyltransferase: MITARTELRLLSLEDFDEYHRLSADPEVMRYIAPVYTHEESDKKLGELIEWQEEHPGMGYWTVRSREDGRFVGIFCLRYLGTTEEIEIGYRLAREFWGKGLASEVAAYLIDYARKTLNATRLVAVTDPENLASQRVLIKAGFQYLEDRFHYGANLNYFFLDFTTPPS, from the coding sequence ATGATTACTGCAAGAACAGAACTTCGCCTTTTATCACTCGAAGATTTTGACGAATACCACCGGCTGAGTGCTGACCCTGAGGTGATGCGATATATAGCACCGGTATATACACACGAAGAGTCAGATAAAAAATTGGGTGAGCTTATCGAATGGCAGGAGGAACATCCCGGAATGGGTTACTGGACGGTGCGGAGTCGCGAAGACGGGCGGTTTGTGGGTATATTTTGCCTCAGATATTTAGGTACAACAGAAGAAATAGAAATCGGATATCGTCTGGCACGGGAATTCTGGGGAAAAGGGCTGGCTTCAGAGGTAGCCGCTTATCTGATCGATTATGCCCGGAAAACATTAAATGCCACACGGCTGGTTGCCGTTACAGACCCTGAAAACCTCGCCTCTCAGCGGGTACTTATAAAAGCAGGTTTTCAATATCTGGAGGACCGGTTTCATTACGGTGCAAACCTCAACTACTTTTTCCTCGATTTTACAACGCCTCCATCATAA
- a CDS encoding RNA polymerase sigma factor: MRFFQPIYEHCSDEELMTLIAEHDERGFDELYRRYADRMLHYFWRMLYHDKEKAQDFLQDLFVKIVEKPHLFHPDKRFSTWIYSVASNMVKNEYRSREVRKIMSTMDDLSGINITEPPDEHSLDQQKFVVQLEEELENLSENHREVFVLRYQEELSIKEISEVMGCSEGTIKSRIFYSLRKLANGLKTFDPGK; the protein is encoded by the coding sequence ATGCGTTTTTTCCAGCCGATATATGAGCATTGCAGCGATGAGGAACTGATGACACTGATCGCTGAGCATGACGAGCGGGGATTCGATGAATTGTACCGCCGGTATGCTGATCGTATGCTCCATTATTTCTGGAGGATGTTGTATCATGACAAGGAAAAGGCGCAGGATTTTTTGCAGGATCTTTTTGTCAAAATTGTCGAAAAGCCGCATTTGTTCCACCCCGACAAACGCTTTTCAACCTGGATTTACAGTGTGGCTTCCAATATGGTCAAAAATGAGTACAGAAGCCGGGAAGTGCGCAAAATCATGTCCACCATGGACGATCTGAGCGGGATCAATATTACCGAACCACCAGACGAACATTCCCTGGACCAGCAAAAATTTGTCGTTCAACTGGAAGAGGAACTGGAGAATCTCAGCGAAAATCACCGCGAGGTCTTTGTACTCCGCTATCAGGAAGAACTGTCAATTAAAGAAATCAGCGAAGTGATGGGATGTTCGGAGGGAACGATCAAGTCGCGGATATTTTACTCCCTCCGAAAGCTGGCAAATGGTCTTAAAACCTTTGATCCGGGCAAATAG
- a CDS encoding CocE/NonD family hydrolase, with protein MKSFLLILLASGLFYPGIVSAQILNPTVVDIPMRDGKTLKADVYLPNTTGTFPTILIQTPYSRILYRLNLPLGTGKQLSSSPYAFVIVDWRCFYGSANACIATPKRGEDGYDVVEWINTQSWSNGKIGTWGPSALGGIQYQTARENPPALDCIAPLVAGSQNNYLQTFPGGAAITEHIEQLDGLGFGLSPIYYANPVKNLLWQIAESTSLYPSEIKVPTFMIGGWYDHNVELMTELYNALQTSSDISVKDQHRLLMGPWAHGGFGTAYVGSGQQGELFYPEAAGWSDSLALKFFDFYLRDLPNGWENTPKVQYFQMGQNTWEGSSSWPPTGTFNQTLFLHETGEIQPFSPTVSSGHLTYTYDPNDPSPTHGGPTLRADQLQGPYDQSNIVESRNDILLFSSQILTNPVIVKGKPYAELYVSSNRLDTDFAIRLTDVYPDGRSMLLSDDIQRMRFRNGYTAADTMAMTPGQIYHIRLTLPDIAYTFLPGHQIRLDVSSANYPRFNRNMNTNGPMYPNLNGDTLVNPLVATNTLYINSSQPSSITFPLTDSLSTGLDFSRENSLPLEIYPNPASETVVIRLSTTLQKINVVRLYDLSGKIITEDFSPDFSTGEYVFQVGKWPEGIYIVEISSPEGLGWKKLIVAGN; from the coding sequence ATGAAATCATTTCTCCTTATCCTTCTTGCTTCCGGCCTCTTTTATCCGGGTATTGTTTCTGCCCAAATTCTGAATCCTACTGTTGTAGATATTCCTATGCGCGATGGTAAAACCCTGAAAGCTGATGTTTACCTGCCCAATACTACCGGTACTTTTCCTACCATTCTGATCCAGACGCCATACTCCCGGATCCTTTACCGGTTAAATCTCCCCCTCGGCACAGGCAAACAACTCAGTTCCAGTCCTTACGCCTTTGTCATCGTGGACTGGCGTTGTTTTTACGGATCTGCCAATGCTTGTATTGCTACTCCCAAAAGGGGGGAAGATGGCTATGATGTGGTGGAATGGATCAACACTCAATCCTGGTCAAATGGCAAAATCGGAACCTGGGGCCCTTCTGCGCTTGGTGGTATTCAATACCAAACCGCAAGGGAAAATCCGCCCGCACTCGATTGTATCGCTCCCCTGGTCGCAGGGTCTCAAAATAATTATCTCCAAACATTCCCCGGCGGTGCTGCTATTACAGAACATATAGAACAACTCGACGGTCTCGGATTTGGCCTTTCCCCCATCTACTACGCCAACCCTGTCAAAAATCTTCTCTGGCAGATTGCAGAATCTACTAGCCTCTACCCTTCCGAAATTAAAGTTCCCACCTTTATGATCGGTGGCTGGTATGACCATAATGTCGAACTCATGACCGAACTATACAATGCCCTTCAGACTTCCTCTGATATTTCGGTAAAAGACCAACATCGGCTCCTGATGGGTCCCTGGGCTCACGGAGGTTTTGGTACAGCTTATGTAGGCTCTGGTCAGCAAGGTGAACTTTTTTATCCCGAAGCCGCAGGATGGAGTGATTCGCTGGCCCTGAAATTTTTTGACTTTTACCTCCGGGATCTGCCCAATGGATGGGAAAACACCCCCAAAGTACAGTATTTCCAAATGGGACAGAATACATGGGAAGGTTCCTCCTCCTGGCCTCCAACGGGTACATTCAATCAAACTTTATTTCTCCATGAAACCGGAGAGATTCAACCTTTCAGCCCCACTGTTTCTTCCGGCCATCTGACATATACCTACGACCCCAACGACCCATCTCCCACTCATGGAGGGCCTACACTTCGGGCAGATCAGCTTCAAGGTCCTTATGACCAAAGCAATATTGTCGAATCCCGCAATGATATTTTGCTATTCTCCTCTCAAATTCTCACAAATCCTGTGATCGTAAAAGGCAAACCGTATGCAGAATTATATGTTTCGTCCAACAGGCTGGATACGGACTTCGCCATACGCCTTACCGATGTTTATCCCGACGGCAGATCTATGCTGCTTTCAGACGATATTCAACGGATGCGGTTTCGCAACGGATATACTGCCGCCGATACAATGGCTATGACACCCGGACAGATTTATCATATCCGACTTACTTTGCCTGATATTGCCTATACTTTTTTGCCCGGGCATCAGATTCGCCTGGATGTGAGTTCGGCAAACTATCCTCGCTTCAATCGCAATATGAATACCAATGGCCCAATGTATCCCAACCTGAACGGAGACACGCTGGTAAATCCCCTGGTAGCGACCAATACCTTGTATATCAACAGTTCTCAGCCTTCATCGATAACATTTCCCCTGACCGATTCTCTTTCCACAGGACTGGATTTCTCCCGTGAAAACTCGTTACCCCTCGAAATCTACCCAAATCCTGCCAGCGAAACTGTGGTGATCAGGCTTTCAACAACCCTTCAGAAGATTAATGTGGTTCGGCTTTACGATCTTTCAGGGAAAATTATCACAGAGGACTTTTCGCCTGATTTTTCGACAGGGGAATATGTATTTCAGGTAGGAAAATGGCCGGAGGGCATCTATATCGTGGAAATCAGTTCGCCGGAAGGTCTCGGCTGGAAAAAACTGATTGTGGCGGGGAATTAA